CCGATGCAAGCATGGTTGCACAAGGGCAATATACCGACTATCGCGGATTCACCGTGGACGGCCTGGACGATCTGAAGAAATGTGTACTCACGTACAAGCAGCACCTTGAGCAGAAGGGGGGCGTTGCGTCTCCGACAAAGATCATCCTCTACGGATTCGACGTAACTTCCCAGATCATCAATCAGATTCAGAAAGAAACGGGGATCGCCACGCTGGCTCTCGATTGCGTGCGCAATCTGGTTCCATCCAAAAAGCTCTACGAGGCGTACGTAAAAGACAGTTCTCGTTTTGCTGCAGCCATCGGACTGGCTCTGCGAACTCAATGAGAATCATTGCCGGACAGTACCGCGGCCGAACTCTCTCCACCGTCCGTGATCTTTCTGTACGACCAACCACAGATCGGGCAAAACAGACGATCTTTGATATTCTGTCGAATCGACTGGATTTCGACGGTATCGAGGTTCTCGACCTTTTTGCCGGGAGCGGAAGCCTGGGATTGGAGGCTGTCAGTCGTGGCGCCGCCCACGTTACATTCGTCGACAAAGCACAACAGACACTCCGGGTGCTCGAGTCCAACGTCACTACGCTCGGCTGTTCGGATCAGTGCACAGCATACACTGCGGATGTCTTCTGGTATCTGAAGAACACGCGCAAAGCGTTCGATCTCGTCTTCGTCGATCCTCCCTATCGCTTGGAGCGCATTGAAGAACTTCCGAATGCCATCTATGAATCCCCCATCGTGAAGGAGGGGACATATGTGGTCATGGAGCACAGCAAGGAAAGTCAGGTAATCGTCTCAGACTTGATGTATGACGTCACGCGCAAACCGTTCGGCCAAACGACAGTGCTGATCATGCAGGTTAGAGCGAAAACCCTGCAATTGTGAATGGTCAACGGCCAATGGACAAGCGTCAATTGATTGTTCACAATTGACCATTTGATACGAGGAACCACCATGAGAACAGCCATATACCCCGGCAGCTTCGACCCCATTACCAATGGCCATCTGGACATATTGAAGCGCGCACTGAAGCTCTTCGACAAGGTGATTATTACAATCGCGAGGAACTCTGCCAAGAATCCATTGTTTTCAGAAGAGGATCGGCTGGCGATGATCAAGGAGTCGGTCAAAAACCTCAAAGGGGTCGAAATCGACTGCTTTGACGGCCTGCTGGTCGACTACGCACGAAAAAAGAAAGCGACGGCCGTCGTCCGTGGACTCCGGGCCATTTCTGACTTTGAATACGAGCTCCAAATGGCACTGATGAACCGGAAGCTCGATGAGCACCTGGTGACGGTATTCCTTATGCCGAACGAGAAATACACGTACCTCAATTCGAGCATCGTACGCGAGATAGCCAGGCATAAGGGTAATATTCGGGAATTCGTTCAGCCCCACGTGCTCCGCGCCCTGGAGAACAAGCTTCACAAAACAAAGAACACGAAACGAGTCAAGCGATAGCGGATAACGTCTCCGCCACATGGCTGAGAAAACTGAAGCATCAAGAACATTTGATAGTGGTCAGCAATGATCATCTGGATTGAAAGGTTTTCTAGAGGGAGTTGACAAAGGAATGCCGACGTACGATTACAAATGCAAAGAGTGCGGACACCTGTTTGAAGAATTCCAGTCGATGAGTTCTGATTTCCTCGTCACATGCCCGTCATGCGGCAAACCCGGGCTCGTCCGTCTGATGGCAGGCGGGGCGGGATTGGTTTTCAAAGGCAGCGGATTCTATCTGACAGACTACAAGAAGGCAGGCTCTTCAACAAGCTCGTCAAATTCGAAATCCGAGCCGTCTTCCAAGTCAGAGTCTTCTTCCAGCGACAAGAGCTCCGACTCTTCAACGGATTCTGGGAAATCCGATTCAAAGCCATCGACCCCGCCCGCCGCTCCGCCAAAACCGGATCAGAAGTAGTTGTCGATTTTCGATTAGCGACTGTTGACATGTACCCGCCTGTTGAGAAGACAGCTCTCGAGATGCATTCCCCAAAGTCCTTGACTGGACGGGCTGTTCCGTCTGAGTCCCGGGACATGAAGACCCGCCAAGACACGGAGAACTCAGCAAATCCCTCGAATGACGCCTGGCGAATGTGACGAACTTCCCCCAAAGCACAATGCCCGACGCTTGCTCGTGAAACACGGCAAGCACCGGGCATCGTCATGGAATACGGGATCAGATCTTCGGACCTGCCTTCATCACTTCCGGAGGACAGCCCTCCTCGAACTTCTTGAAGTTCTCGACAAAACGGGATGCGAGCTGCTTGTACTTCTGCATATATACTACTTTGCTCGGCCAGGAAGCCGAAGGGTCCAGGATATTTGCCGGGACACCTTCACACGTTTTCGGAACGCTGAAGCCAAAGACTGGGTCTGTCACGAACTCTGAATTCAACAACTCTCCCGTCAGAGCCGCTTCCAGGAGACGCCGCGTATGCCCGATGCTGATGCGCTTCCCAACCCCGTACGCTCCGCCAATCCAGCCGGTGTTGACGAGCCAGCAGTTCGAGCCGTGCTTCAAAATCTTCCTCTTCAGGAGGTCGGCGTAGAACGACGGATGATGCACCATGAACGGGGCGCCAAAACAGGTGCTGAACGTCATCTCGGGTTCCTTCCCCAGCCCAACTTCAGTCCCTGCGATCTTGGAGGTGTAGCCCGAGATAAACTGATACATCGTCTGATCAGGCGAGAGCCTGGCAATGGGAGGCATCACGCCGGAAGCGTCGCACGTCAGCAGGATGATGCTCTTCGGATGCCCGGCCATTTTCTCGGGGATTGCGTTGCTGATGTATTCGAGCGGATAGGAGGCTCGTGTGTTCTCCGTGATGGCGTCGTCATCAAGATCGATGAGGCGCGTGACCGGATCATGCACAACGTTTTCCAGGATCGTTCCGAACATTCTTGTTGTTGCATATATCTGCGGTTCCGCCGACGCTGAGAGTCGGATCACCTTCGCGTAGCATCCCCCTTCGATGTTGAACACGCCCTCATCACTCCATCCATGCTCGTCATCACCAATGAGGCCGCGTTTCGGGTCGGCCGATAGCGTGGTTTTCCCCGTCCCCGAGAGTCCGAAGAAGATCGCCGAATCCCCTTCTTTGCCCACGTTCGCCGACGCGTGCATTGACATGACACCGTCGAGAGGAAGAACGTAGTTCAGGATCGTAAAGATCGACTTCTTGATCTCTCCCGCGTACGCCGTGTTGCCGATGAGGCACAGCTTCTGTGCAAAGTTCAGTACGATGAACGTATTCGCATTCGTTCCGTCGATCTGTGGCATCCCTTTGAACGAGGGGATTGCCATGACCGTGTATTCGGGAATGTGGCGGCGATATTCCTCGTTCGTCTTCGGCAATATGAACATATTGCGGGCGAACAATGCATGCCACGCGTGCTCGCAGATGATACGAATCGGCATCCTGTAGTTCGGGTCTGCTCCGGCATAGCAATCCTGGACAAACAGATCCCTTCCCTGAAGAAAACCCTGCATACGATTGTAGAGGTCATGGAACTTGTCCGGACTGTACGGGCGGTTGTATTGACCCCACCAGATCTTGTCCTGTGTCGAAGCTTCCTTCACCACGAACTTATCGTTCGCAGAACGGGCGGTGTGCTTGCCGGTGTTTGCGACGATCGGGCCCATCTGCGTGATGCGGGCTTCCCTCCTGAACGATATCTCTTCATACAAAGCTTCGGACGGCAGGTTCCAGTACACCATCCGCAGATTCGACAGCCCGTGGTTCTCGAGGCCGTAGTCGCTCTTCAGCGCGGAGGCTTCACTTTGAGCCGGGGTTTTGATGTCAAGAATATTGTTCATTTCCAATCCCTCACGAGTTTGCGGTCGCCAATATATATTTCATTAGGTGAGTTGGGGTCGAGTGCCCATTTGATCCGCGCAACGCCTTCCGTGACGTCCTTGATCGAGCCAGCATAGCTGAGCCGGAGATGCCCTTCCATGCCAAACTCCTTGCCTGGCACGGTGACGACGAGCGCCTTCTTCAGCAACAGCTGCGAGAGTTTGACGGAATCGTTTGAGAACGCCCGGAAATCAGGTAAACAGTAATACGTCCCGTTTGGTTTCGTAATTTTCACTCCGGAAAACGATTTCAGCTCCTGCATCATGACGTCGCGGTTGTTCTCAAGAGTCATACGCAGGGTGTCGATATGGCTCTGGAGTCCGGTAAGGGCCCCCTCCGCCGCTGCCTGGAGGAGAACCGAGGTGGTGGTCGTGATCTGTCCCTGGACGTTTGTCATGATCGACACGAGTTCCTTCGGAGCAACCGCCCAGCCGATCCGGAAGCCGGTCATGCCATACAACTTCGACACACCATTGACGACAACGATATGGCTCGACTCCAGATCCTTTTTTGTGAACCTGTAGCACGCAGGCCACTTCTTGCCATCGAAGACGAGCTTGTGATAAATGTCGTCCATGATGACATAGATCCCCTTCTTCTCGCAGTATTCGATGATCTGAGCGATGAACTCGTCCGAGTAAACCACCCCCGAAGGATTGTTGGGGCTGTTGATGATGATCGCTTTCGTGTACGAACTGACCGCCTTCAGGATATCTTCCATCCTCGGGTGGAAACCGCCATCCTCGGGAGTCACTATCACGGGAACACCGTACACCATGCGCACCATCTCAGGGTAGCTCACCCAGTACGGTGCAAGGATGATCACCTCGTCCTGAGGGTTGAGTATCGAGTAGAGGATGTTGTACACCGACTGCTTCGCTCCGGCCGAGACGATGATGTTCTCCGGGGAGACGACCTTGTCGTAGTTTTCCTCGGTGTACTTGATAATCGCTTTCTTGAGGGATGGTGTTCCGTCCGCCGGCGTGTACTTGACATCACCTGTATTGAGCTTTGCTGCCGAACTGAGAATAGCGGACATCGGCGCTCGATTCTTCGGCTCACCTGCTCCAAGGTGGATCACGGCTTCCCCCTTCTCACGCAGAAGCCTCGCTTCCTCGTTCAGCTTCAACGTAGGAGATTCGGCTATCGATTTTGCTAGCTGGCTGACTGTCATGTTCTAACATCCTCCTTTTCCTGTTCCTGCCACTTCGGATAATACCTTCTGAAATCAACATTTATGCCATCGAAACACTCTTGTTGTTCAGGAGTATTGCACTTCCCGCAGCGCTGTTTCGCACGCCTGAAAGAGGTAGTTCCAATTTCTGATAACGAATTGCTGGTAACGAGACAGACGACCGCATTTGGATGCAGTGCAACAAGACTGCTGTCTTCGGTGCTCCTTCCGATCCATCAGCATTTTCATGTACAGAGATCAATCCCCGATCTCGAATCCCGCCTTTTTTAGGATCACCACTGCGCGCGCGGACATCTCCTTAGACTCAAACGCGAGTCGGAACGTACCGCCTCTCCCTTCGCGAACCTTTACAAGCTCGATGTCCTTGATGTTGATCTCCGCCTTTGCCAGCACCGAAGTCATCTTCGCCATCATGCCCGGCTTGTCCTTCACGAACACGTACAATTCCGCGAGCGGGTGCAGGAAGCCCTTCATCGACTTCGGAATGCCGTCGCGAATCGTCCTGGCCGATCTGAACCTGGCCGCGAGATCAGTTGTTCCTTTGCGAAGATATGTCCGATAACGCTCAAGTTCCCGTATCAAGAGCACGAGCGACTTGTCGATCTCGTCGCGATTGAATTCAAGAATATCCTTCCATATCTCGGGTCTGCTCGAAGCGATGCGTGTCAGGTCGCGGAAACCGCCCGCCGCAAGCCTCAGATGCCGCCGGCCCGAACGATGCTCTTTCCCTGCCACGTTCGTAAGAGCCACGGCTGTGAGTTGGGGAAGGTGACTTACCACCGAAGCGACTTCATCATGAGTGTCCGGATCAAGCAGAACGATCCGCGCTCCCAGTTCCTTCAGGAAGTCGGCGCACTGCTGCATCATCAAGGGAGGTGTGGATTTCATCGGAGAAAGGACGTAGACCGCATTTTCGAACAGCAGCGGATGAGCAGCATCCACGCCTGAAAGCTCCACGCCTGCCATCGGATGCCCGCCGATGAAATTACCGTATGGAAACAGTCTCGACGCGCGTCGCATGATGCTCCGCTTCACACTTCCGACATCCGTGACGACTGTGCGTGAAGGAGCAAACGCTGCCACTTTCGGAAGGACCCGCTGGATGACAGAGACCGGGGTAGCGAGAAACACAAGGTCGGATCCGGAGAGAGCTTTCCGGAGATCTGTCGCCGCTTCGTCAATTGCGCCCCTCTTGAGGGCCTTCCCCAACACGCTTCCCTTGTCAACGCCGACGATTCGTACGTCGGGATAGTGCTTCTTGATCGCAAGACCAAGGGAGCCGCCGATGACACCAACACCGATGATGGTGATCCTTTTGAAAGAACTTTGTATACGAAGACGAGAATTCATTCAGTTTGGCTGAAGGGTCGATGTGTTCCAGGGATTTGTAAAAGTCCGGGCGCGATGCAGATTCGGGGTACGAATGCCACCATCAGGATCTTGGATTTCTCAATTCAGCGTTCTCCCGATGGCTACTGCAATCATGCGGACTTCTTTCATCATTTGCGCAAACTGGTCCGGGAAGAGAGACTGTGCGCCGTCGGATTTTGCGTGGTCGGGATCGTTGTGGACTTCCACCATGATCCCGTCTGCCCCCGCGGCCACACAGGCGCGGGCCATGGGGATCACCTTGTCGCGGATACCGATACCATGTGACGGATCGGCGAAGACAGGGAGGTGACTCTTCTTCTTCACGACTGGAATTGCGCTGATGTCGAGTGTGTTGCGCGTTGCCGTTTCAAACGTTCTGATTCCCCGCTCGCACATGATCACCTGGTGGTTTCCGCCGGAAAGAATGTATTCTGCCGACATCAGCCATTCGTCTATCGTCGCAGCGAGGCCGCGCTTCAGGAACACCGGTTTCGACGCTGTACCGAGCTCACGGAGAAACGTGAAGTTCTGCATATTCCGTGCGCCGATTTGAAGAATGTCGGCGTACTTTTCGACCAACGTGATGTGGCTCTTGTCCATCACTTCCGTAATAACCTTCAGTTTGTACTCGTCGGCGGCGGCGCGCAGAAGTTTGAGGCCCTCCTCTCCCATTCCCTGGAACGAGTAAGGCGACGTGCGCGGTTTGAATGCACCTCCGCGCAGGACTTTCGCTCCGGCATCTGCGACAGCTTTCGCGATCGTGAATATCTGCTTCTCGCTTTCGACAGAGCAAGGCCCCGCCATGACGACAACGTTCTCGCCCCCCAGTTTGAGGCCTCCGATGTCAAAAACCGAACCCTCCCTCTTGAACGTCCGGCTCGCAAGCTTGTACGGCTCCGTAATGCGCAGGACCTCTGCGACACCGGGAAGCAGCTCGATCTGGCGATGATCGAATTCCGGATGCACCCCGATCGCCCCCAACACAGTCTGCTGTATTCCCGTCGAGCGATGGACATCGAAGCCATGCTCGTTGAGCGCGCGAATGATCTCTTCTATCTGCTTTTCAGATACTCCAGGTTCGGTAACGACGACCATGACGTTTACTTGCCTGTGACATTGTGATTAGAATGAGAGCTAAGTTCGTGTGTCGGTCTGCGGACCAGAAGCCACGTTCCAGGATCGACAATCTAAAGTTGCCTGCGCTTGCCGGGGATCTTGACCACCTTTGCGATCCTGGCAGTCTTCACAGTCTTTGCGACCCTGGCAACCTTGACAGTCTTTGCGGTCTTGGCAACCCGCGGAGCTTTGACGGTCTTGGAAATCCCAGAACTCTTGTCAGCGGCGGAGGGCGTTTCCGCTCTACCCGTACTGTACCGATCGAGCTTGAACTCTTCGCCCAGATAGAGCCTCTTGGCTTCCGGGTCGTTGGCCAGGTACTCTGCGGTGCCCGCTTTCAGAATCCTACCCTCGAAGAGAAGATACGAATGGTCCGTAATGGACAAGGTCTCATGGACGTTGTGGTCCGTCACAAGCACACCGATGTTCTTTTCCTTCAGTCTGGTGACGATCTTCATTATTTCTTCAACTGCGATGGGGTCGATGCCGGCGAACGGTTCGTCAAGCAGCATGAATTTCGGATCGAGTGCCAACGCGCGCGCGATCTCCGTACGGCGACGCTCACCCCCTGAGAGCACATATCCTTTGCTCTTGACGAGGTGCGTCAGTCCGAAATCCTCCAGGAGTTGATCGCATTTCTCTTGACGCTCCTTCTTCGAAAGGTTGCTGATCTCGAGCACTGCAAGCAGATTCTCCTTCACCGTCAGCCGCCGGAAGACAGACGCCTCCTGCGGTAGATAGCCGATCCCCAGACGCGCCCTCTCATACATCGGCATCGTCGTAATCTCGGCTTCGTTGAGAAACACCTTTCCCCCGTTCGGTTTGATCATCCCGACAATCATATAAAACGTCGTCGTCTTTCCCGCGCCATTCGGCCCGAGCAGACCGACGATCTCCCCCTGTCGGACTTGAATGGTCACCTCGTTCACGACGATCCGCTTCTTGTATTTCTTTACGAGAGCCGAAGAGCGGAGAACATTTGGCTCTGTCTGCGTCACTGTATTAGTCATAAGATTCGTGCACGATGGATAATTGTTTCCGCCGGGGTCGATCGGTGATCCAGCGAAATCCGTCAAGATTGTAGTCCCTCTCATGTTTCGCAATCATTTTCTCAGGGAAGTATCTCCCCTCGACGCCACCGACGATCTTGATCTTGTTGATCGTTCCGGCGACGATTTCCATGACGATTCGATCTCCGCTTGAGCGATTGGCGCCGTTTGGCAATGCGCCGTCGAACAGATAGTATAGGCTCGTCGCTGTGCGATCGGCATCGATCTGGTTGATCTTTCCTTCATTGAACCGAAGCGTCAACTCTCGGGCAGAGAGTTGATTGAACCTCGTCCTGTTCAGAGAATCAGCCAGCGAAACGGCCATCGCACGTCCACGCACGTAGACACTCTGCAACTTCCGATTCCGCGTCATGACGACGATGGAATCTCCCGAAACTTGATTCCCGACATTCCAGACCACTGGCTGCTGCCGGAGGATGATTCGGTCCCTCTTATAGAAATACGTTGCCTCACCGCATCGGGCAGCGAAGTCCGTCCGCGCCATTTCCACCTTGCCCACAGCAACAAACCGCTGGAGGGAGTCCTGATATGCCTCCATCCGTGACCCGACAATCATCAGCGTATCGAGTCCTCCGTTTGCGGCCGAGTCAATCTGCATCAGTCGGGGGTTCTTCGGTACGAGGCTGTATTTTTGCTTCTCAAAATGTATCAGTGAGTCGCCAAAAACCGTCAGATTATTCTCCAGGCTCGATACCCTGACCTGACCGACAGCAATCGACTTGTCTTCATTCTCGAAGTACGTAAGCTCGTCGGACGTGGTTGTAGAAGCTGAATCGACGATGTGTACGTCGCCGCGAAAGTACGCACGCTTGTCATTCGCCCAATACTCGCCGTATTTCGAGGTCAGAACCATACGACCGCGGTTGAGACGCACATTGTTTGGCAACACCGTCCGACGGTCGTTGCCTGAATAGGTTCCTTCTGTCGAAGTCAGCGTCATGCTATCCCGGACGATCTTCACATGGCCGAAGAGGTCCACCACGTTTGTCTGCAAGTTGCGAAACGCCGAGTCGCACCAGATCTTGATGTCGCCCGATGCCGAAGGCTGCACCATGTGAACGTTCCCAATGAGGGCTTGTATCTGTTGCGCACCTATATGCCTGACATTGAGCACGTCGGCGGAGCGAATCTCGAAGTTCTTTTGCTGGGCGGACAATCGGCCCGCGACGACGCCAACCAGGATACACAGCGCAACGATAAGCATTTGGAATGCGACACGTGAAGCACGAAACACGAATCTCGACATCCTGAACAAATCCGAAGCACAAAATCCATACTTCGAAGCACGACGTGTGCCTTTCCCTTTCGGATTGTGGATATCGTATTTGCAGACGGAACCGTCGTGCATCGTAGTTTCAATTTCCGCGAACTTGTGCAGTGACCTTGAAAATTCTGTAATTGCGTAAACGTTGATCCGATTCGAAACCCCGCCCCTGGACATTCTCACGCGGCGACGTCACAGACACATAGTCGTTCGTGTGAACCAACTTATGTTTGTTGTCCCAGAACAGACGCTCGGTTCGGAGTTTCGTGCTGTCATCCGAGACAACGAGCACATCCCCTTCCGCCTCTATGCTGTACGTCTGTTCGTTCACCTTTCCCGTCCTGGCTGTCATCACGGAAGTCTGCTTCCCGACATCGTTGTAGAAAAAGACCGTTATCCCGTCGCTCATTTGCGTTTCCTGCGGACCATCATATTTCTGGATGTAACCCGCCAAGATCCTGGCCTGAATATGCCCGGAATCTGAGACGACGATTGTGCTGTTCCAACTCTCCTGCTGTGGGATAGTTTTGGAATCGAGCCCCGGCAGCACCGACGGCTTGATCTTGTCTTCGCAGCCCGGCGTTGTCATCATCAAGAGAACAGCGGACAATATCCCAGCTATAAGACGCAGTGCACTCATCCCGCACTCTCGCTCCTCAGACCGGCTTTCACGAGATCATGAAGGTGCAGCATGCCGACCGGACGCTGCTCGTCGTCCACGACAATAAGCTGCGTGATGGTGTACGACTCCATCTCCTCCAATGCCGTCGCCGCCAGAAGAGATTTGCGAATGGTTTTTGGATTCTTCGACATGGCCTCGGCAGCGGTCACGTTGGTCACGTTCTTCGTCCGCTGCAGCAAACGGCGCAGGTCGCCGTCCGTGATAATGCCGCGCAACTTCCCCGTTGCATCGACAACGCACGTTGCTCCGAGGCGCTTTGACGTCATCTCGACGATTGCGTCCGAAAGTGGAACCTCCTCACGTACAATCGGAACGTTTGGCCCGCCGACCATCATTTCTTCGACCTTGAGAAGGAGTCTCTTTCCCAGGTTCCCCCCAGGATGAAACATCGCGAATTCCTCTTTCGTGAATCCGCGCTTGTCCAGGAGCGCAACAGCGAGCGCATCGCCCAGCACCAGCGCAGCCGTCGTCGATGCCGTCGGCGCCAGGTCATGAGGACATGCTTCTTCCTTCACGCTCGCGTCGAGGACGATGTCACTTTGAAGCGCGA
This genomic window from Ignavibacteriales bacterium contains:
- the rsmD gene encoding 16S rRNA (guanine(966)-N(2))-methyltransferase RsmD, producing the protein MRIIAGQYRGRTLSTVRDLSVRPTTDRAKQTIFDILSNRLDFDGIEVLDLFAGSGSLGLEAVSRGAAHVTFVDKAQQTLRVLESNVTTLGCSDQCTAYTADVFWYLKNTRKAFDLVFVDPPYRLERIEELPNAIYESPIVKEGTYVVMEHSKESQVIVSDLMYDVTRKPFGQTTVLIMQVRAKTLQL
- the coaD gene encoding pantetheine-phosphate adenylyltransferase; its protein translation is MRTAIYPGSFDPITNGHLDILKRALKLFDKVIITIARNSAKNPLFSEEDRLAMIKESVKNLKGVEIDCFDGLLVDYARKKKATAVVRGLRAISDFEYELQMALMNRKLDEHLVTVFLMPNEKYTYLNSSIVREIARHKGNIREFVQPHVLRALENKLHKTKNTKRVKR
- a CDS encoding zinc ribbon domain-containing protein encodes the protein MPTYDYKCKECGHLFEEFQSMSSDFLVTCPSCGKPGLVRLMAGGAGLVFKGSGFYLTDYKKAGSSTSSSNSKSEPSSKSESSSSDKSSDSSTDSGKSDSKPSTPPAAPPKPDQK
- the pckA gene encoding phosphoenolpyruvate carboxykinase (ATP); translation: MNNILDIKTPAQSEASALKSDYGLENHGLSNLRMVYWNLPSEALYEEISFRREARITQMGPIVANTGKHTARSANDKFVVKEASTQDKIWWGQYNRPYSPDKFHDLYNRMQGFLQGRDLFVQDCYAGADPNYRMPIRIICEHAWHALFARNMFILPKTNEEYRRHIPEYTVMAIPSFKGMPQIDGTNANTFIVLNFAQKLCLIGNTAYAGEIKKSIFTILNYVLPLDGVMSMHASANVGKEGDSAIFFGLSGTGKTTLSADPKRGLIGDDEHGWSDEGVFNIEGGCYAKVIRLSASAEPQIYATTRMFGTILENVVHDPVTRLIDLDDDAITENTRASYPLEYISNAIPEKMAGHPKSIILLTCDASGVMPPIARLSPDQTMYQFISGYTSKIAGTEVGLGKEPEMTFSTCFGAPFMVHHPSFYADLLKRKILKHGSNCWLVNTGWIGGAYGVGKRISIGHTRRLLEAALTGELLNSEFVTDPVFGFSVPKTCEGVPANILDPSASWPSKVVYMQKYKQLASRFVENFKKFEEGCPPEVMKAGPKI
- a CDS encoding pyridoxal phosphate-dependent aminotransferase, producing the protein MTVSQLAKSIAESPTLKLNEEARLLREKGEAVIHLGAGEPKNRAPMSAILSSAAKLNTGDVKYTPADGTPSLKKAIIKYTEENYDKVVSPENIIVSAGAKQSVYNILYSILNPQDEVIILAPYWVSYPEMVRMVYGVPVIVTPEDGGFHPRMEDILKAVSSYTKAIIINSPNNPSGVVYSDEFIAQIIEYCEKKGIYVIMDDIYHKLVFDGKKWPACYRFTKKDLESSHIVVVNGVSKLYGMTGFRIGWAVAPKELVSIMTNVQGQITTTTSVLLQAAAEGALTGLQSHIDTLRMTLENNRDVMMQELKSFSGVKITKPNGTYYCLPDFRAFSNDSVKLSQLLLKKALVVTVPGKEFGMEGHLRLSYAGSIKDVTEGVARIKWALDPNSPNEIYIGDRKLVRDWK
- a CDS encoding prephenate dehydrogenase produces the protein MNSRLRIQSSFKRITIIGVGVIGGSLGLAIKKHYPDVRIVGVDKGSVLGKALKRGAIDEAATDLRKALSGSDLVFLATPVSVIQRVLPKVAAFAPSRTVVTDVGSVKRSIMRRASRLFPYGNFIGGHPMAGVELSGVDAAHPLLFENAVYVLSPMKSTPPLMMQQCADFLKELGARIVLLDPDTHDEVASVVSHLPQLTAVALTNVAGKEHRSGRRHLRLAAGGFRDLTRIASSRPEIWKDILEFNRDEIDKSLVLLIRELERYRTYLRKGTTDLAARFRSARTIRDGIPKSMKGFLHPLAELYVFVKDKPGMMAKMTSVLAKAEINIKDIELVKVREGRGGTFRLAFESKEMSARAVVILKKAGFEIGD
- the aroF gene encoding 3-deoxy-7-phosphoheptulonate synthase, with protein sequence MVVVTEPGVSEKQIEEIIRALNEHGFDVHRSTGIQQTVLGAIGVHPEFDHRQIELLPGVAEVLRITEPYKLASRTFKREGSVFDIGGLKLGGENVVVMAGPCSVESEKQIFTIAKAVADAGAKVLRGGAFKPRTSPYSFQGMGEEGLKLLRAAADEYKLKVITEVMDKSHITLVEKYADILQIGARNMQNFTFLRELGTASKPVFLKRGLAATIDEWLMSAEYILSGGNHQVIMCERGIRTFETATRNTLDISAIPVVKKKSHLPVFADPSHGIGIRDKVIPMARACVAAGADGIMVEVHNDPDHAKSDGAQSLFPDQFAQMMKEVRMIAVAIGRTLN
- the lptC gene encoding LPS export ABC transporter periplasmic protein LptC; protein product: MSALRLIAGILSAVLLMMTTPGCEDKIKPSVLPGLDSKTIPQQESWNSTIVVSDSGHIQARILAGYIQKYDGPQETQMSDGITVFFYNDVGKQTSVMTARTGKVNEQTYSIEAEGDVLVVSDDSTKLRTERLFWDNKHKLVHTNDYVSVTSPRENVQGRGFESDQRLRNYRIFKVTAQVRGN
- a CDS encoding KpsF/GutQ family sugar-phosphate isomerase, with the translated sequence MDTAIRRGKEVVRIEAEAIQALESKIDENFSAAVDLIFNCTGRVIVTGLGKSGLVARKIVATMNSTGTAAIFLHPSDAVHGDLGMVRAEDVVICLSKSGDTEEIRELIPLFRRIGVKVISMIGNTSSHLALQSDIVLDASVKEEACPHDLAPTASTTAALVLGDALAVALLDKRGFTKEEFAMFHPGGNLGKRLLLKVEEMMVGGPNVPIVREEVPLSDAIVEMTSKRLGATCVVDATGKLRGIITDGDLRRLLQRTKNVTNVTAAEAMSKNPKTIRKSLLAATALEEMESYTITQLIVVDDEQRPVGMLHLHDLVKAGLRSESAG